One stretch of Aquimarina sp. Aq107 DNA includes these proteins:
- a CDS encoding BamA/TamA family outer membrane protein, with translation MPEEEHLLTKNEIFVDSTKTNDAKLYNQLYQKPNSKLAWTPFRLHLYNLAKVNPDSSYQNWLHNKPNRERRLNNFLSKKQVNRLGVAYTGINNWLKKAGETPTIIDESKAKRSVKRLQSYYWNNGWFNVKTDYKINLNEDQRASVSYYIQPSKPYFIDSLNTKIESKAADSIYKLHQNKSNIVTGKQYRTLDIESERERLTSLYRNSGLYNFEKEYIKFDADTVNTDQKIQLNLLIKNRQIKEGEETKRLPFKVHKISKVNVFTDYSYQNRNAIPKDSVSYNGYNIYSYDKLRYTRKAITNSILITPGEIFKDKDRTLTYNQINNLKTFKYPNIRYSIDPDSPEGTDLIASVLLTPRKKYSTNVEFDVSTSNIQVFGIGFSGSFLIRNVFGGAEIFEISARGSVGSSKDPVDPSGQFFDISEIGVDLKLSFPKIIFPIRTRKIIPKYMSPTTNLIFGINTQQNIGLDKQNASGIFNYQWKPSTKLTNQIDLVNVQYVRNLNTGNYFNVYSNSFNRLNNIATEVLDSNSPFFDPDNTSENILSIPSGANSFIAQSLGTAPDSDLTTDQLQEISNINERKERLTEDNLIFASSYTYLKNNRENLYDENFSRFRAKIEFAGNVLNTVSNLAGLKENSRDRFEVFGVEFSQYAKTELDYIKHWDLGRKRVLAFRAFGGIALPFGNANSIPFARSFFGGGPNDNRAWLPYDLGPGSSGGRNEFNEANMKIALNLEYRYNILGSLNGAFFVDAGNIWNVLDSVEEEDAVFSSWDDIQEISVGSGLGLRYDFDFFVVRLDLGFKTFNPARIEDQRWFKGYNFSEGVYNVGINYPF, from the coding sequence TTAGACTACATCTTTATAATCTTGCTAAGGTAAACCCTGACTCATCATATCAAAATTGGTTACATAATAAACCAAATAGAGAACGAAGATTAAATAATTTTTTATCTAAAAAACAAGTTAATCGATTAGGTGTAGCATATACAGGAATTAACAATTGGCTAAAAAAAGCGGGAGAGACTCCAACTATAATCGATGAATCTAAAGCAAAACGATCTGTAAAAAGATTACAATCTTATTACTGGAATAATGGTTGGTTTAATGTAAAAACAGATTACAAAATAAACTTGAACGAGGATCAAAGAGCCTCTGTATCATATTACATCCAACCTTCTAAACCCTATTTTATTGATTCTCTAAACACTAAAATAGAGTCTAAAGCTGCTGATTCTATATATAAATTACATCAAAACAAATCTAACATAGTAACCGGAAAACAATATCGAACGTTAGATATAGAATCAGAAAGAGAAAGACTTACTAGTTTATATAGAAATTCTGGATTGTATAATTTCGAAAAAGAATACATCAAATTCGATGCAGATACTGTCAATACCGATCAAAAAATACAACTCAATTTACTTATCAAAAACAGACAAATTAAAGAAGGTGAAGAAACTAAAAGACTGCCTTTTAAGGTCCACAAAATAAGCAAGGTAAACGTATTCACAGACTATTCTTATCAAAACAGAAATGCAATACCAAAAGATAGCGTTTCTTATAACGGATACAATATTTATAGTTATGATAAACTTAGATATACGCGTAAAGCAATAACAAATTCCATTTTAATTACGCCTGGAGAGATTTTTAAGGACAAAGACAGAACTCTTACCTATAACCAAATCAACAATCTTAAAACTTTTAAATACCCAAATATAAGATACAGTATTGACCCTGATAGCCCAGAAGGAACTGACCTTATTGCAAGTGTTTTACTTACACCAAGAAAAAAATATAGCACCAATGTAGAATTTGATGTATCTACTTCTAATATTCAAGTATTTGGAATTGGTTTCAGCGGTTCTTTCTTAATACGAAACGTATTTGGAGGAGCAGAAATTTTTGAAATATCTGCAAGAGGTAGTGTTGGTTCTTCTAAGGATCCAGTAGATCCAAGCGGACAGTTTTTTGATATCTCAGAAATTGGAGTAGATCTTAAACTATCATTTCCTAAAATAATTTTTCCTATCCGAACAAGAAAAATTATTCCAAAATACATGTCGCCAACTACGAACTTGATTTTTGGTATCAATACACAACAAAACATTGGACTTGACAAACAAAATGCATCTGGTATATTTAACTACCAATGGAAACCCAGTACCAAGCTTACTAATCAAATTGACTTAGTAAACGTTCAATATGTTCGTAACCTTAATACAGGTAATTATTTTAATGTATACTCTAACTCTTTTAACAGACTTAATAATATTGCGACAGAAGTATTAGATTCTAATTCACCTTTCTTTGACCCGGATAATACAAGCGAAAACATCTTATCAATTCCATCTGGTGCAAATAGTTTTATAGCACAATCATTAGGAACAGCACCTGATAGTGATTTAACTACAGATCAATTACAAGAAATTAGTAATATTAATGAACGAAAAGAGCGATTAACCGAGGACAACCTAATTTTTGCATCTAGTTATACATATTTAAAAAATAACAGAGAAAATCTTTATGACGAAAACTTTTCAAGATTCAGAGCAAAAATAGAGTTCGCTGGGAATGTACTAAATACTGTTTCTAATCTAGCAGGTCTAAAAGAAAATTCACGTGATCGTTTTGAAGTATTTGGTGTTGAATTCTCACAATATGCTAAGACAGAACTAGATTACATCAAGCATTGGGATCTTGGAAGAAAAAGGGTGTTAGCTTTTAGAGCATTTGGTGGGATTGCCCTACCCTTTGGAAACGCAAATAGCATCCCTTTTGCTCGAAGTTTTTTTGGTGGTGGCCCTAATGACAATAGAGCTTGGCTTCCATATGATCTTGGTCCAGGAAGTAGTGGAGGAAGAAACGAATTTAACGAAGCGAATATGAAAATTGCGTTAAATTTAGAATATAGATATAATATTTTAGGTTCTCTTAACGGAGCATTTTTTGTAGATGCTGGTAACATATGGAATGTTCTAGACAGTGTAGAAGAAGAGGATGCCGTTTTTTCTAGCTGGGATGATATTCAAGAAATCTCTGTTGGTAGTGGCTTAGGACTTCGGTATGATTTTGACTTTTTTGTAGTTAGATTGGATTTAGGTTTCAAAACATTTAATCCCGCTAGAATAGAGGATCAACGATGGTTTAAAGGATATAATTTTTCGGAAGGTGTTTACAATGTCGGAATCAATTATCCTTTCTAA
- the fbaA gene encoding class II fructose-bisphosphate aldolase, with amino-acid sequence MSHNIKPGVATGDEVQAIFNYAKEKAFALPAVNVIGSNSINAVLETAAELNSPVIIQFSNGGAQFNAGKGLSNEDQKAAIAGATAGARHVHLMAEAYGVPVILHTDHCAKKLLPWIDGLLDAGEAFYKETGKPLYSSHMIDLSEEPIEENIEICKEYLARMSKLGMTLEIELGITGGEEDGVDNSDVDDSKLYTQPEEVAYAYEELSKVSDKFTVAAAFGNVHGVYKPGNVKLTPKILKNSQEFISEKYGVEHNHIDFVFHGGSGSTLEEIRESIGYGVIKMNIDTDLQFAFCEGIRDYMTGKIDYLKTQIGNPDGADEPNKKYYDPRKWLREGEITFKNRLKKAFEDLNNVNTL; translated from the coding sequence ATGAGTCACAACATCAAACCAGGAGTTGCAACAGGAGACGAAGTACAGGCTATTTTCAATTATGCCAAAGAAAAAGCATTTGCCTTACCAGCAGTAAACGTAATTGGATCCAATTCTATTAACGCAGTATTAGAAACTGCTGCCGAATTAAACTCCCCTGTAATTATTCAGTTCTCCAATGGAGGAGCTCAATTTAATGCAGGAAAAGGACTTTCTAATGAAGATCAAAAAGCCGCAATTGCAGGAGCAACTGCAGGAGCTAGACATGTACATCTAATGGCAGAAGCTTATGGCGTACCTGTAATTTTGCATACTGACCATTGTGCAAAAAAATTACTTCCTTGGATAGACGGATTATTAGATGCAGGAGAAGCATTTTATAAAGAAACAGGAAAGCCTCTTTATAGTTCTCATATGATAGATTTATCAGAAGAACCTATCGAAGAAAACATTGAAATCTGTAAAGAATACCTAGCACGAATGAGTAAATTAGGTATGACTTTAGAAATAGAACTTGGTATTACAGGAGGAGAAGAAGATGGTGTTGACAATAGTGATGTAGATGATTCTAAACTATACACGCAACCAGAAGAAGTTGCTTATGCTTATGAAGAACTAAGTAAAGTAAGTGATAAATTTACAGTAGCAGCAGCTTTTGGTAACGTACATGGAGTATACAAACCTGGTAATGTAAAATTAACTCCAAAAATTCTTAAAAATTCTCAAGAATTTATTTCGGAAAAATACGGTGTAGAACATAACCACATTGACTTTGTATTTCACGGAGGAAGCGGTTCTACTCTAGAAGAAATTAGAGAATCTATTGGATATGGGGTTATAAAAATGAATATTGACACTGATCTTCAATTTGCATTTTGCGAAGGTATTAGAGATTATATGACTGGTAAAATCGATTATCTTAAGACTCAGATTGGTAATCCTGATGGAGCTGACGAGCCGAATAAGAAATATTATGATCCTAGAAAATGGTTAAGAGAAGGAGAAATCACTTTTAAGAACCGACTTAAAAAGGCTTTTGAAGATTTAAATAATGTAAACACATTATAA
- the accD gene encoding acetyl-CoA carboxylase, carboxyltransferase subunit beta yields the protein MAWFKRTQKGIQTATEDKKDVPKGLWYKSPTGKIVDAEQLEKNFYVSPEDGYHVRIGSKEYFEILFDDNKFKELDKNLTSKDPLKFEDKKKYTDRLKDAQEKTNLKDAVRTAVGKSNGNDLVIACMDFSFIGGSMGSVVGEKIARAADYALKNKIPFMIISKSGGARMMEAALSLMQLAKTSARLAQLADAGIPYISLCTDPTTGGTTASFAMLGDINIAEPGALIGFAGPRVVRDTTGKELPEGFQTAEFLKEHGFLDFISPRQNLKEKINLYLDLILNRPLSSN from the coding sequence ATGGCTTGGTTTAAGAGAACTCAAAAAGGTATACAGACTGCTACTGAGGATAAAAAGGATGTTCCGAAAGGACTCTGGTATAAATCTCCTACAGGAAAAATAGTAGATGCAGAACAACTAGAGAAAAACTTTTATGTAAGTCCGGAAGACGGATATCACGTAAGAATAGGTAGTAAGGAATATTTCGAAATTCTATTTGACGATAACAAGTTTAAAGAATTAGATAAAAATCTAACCTCTAAAGATCCTCTTAAATTCGAAGACAAAAAGAAATATACCGATCGTCTTAAGGATGCTCAAGAAAAAACAAATTTAAAAGATGCTGTAAGAACTGCCGTTGGAAAATCAAATGGTAATGATTTAGTAATCGCTTGTATGGATTTTTCATTTATCGGAGGTTCTATGGGTAGTGTCGTTGGTGAAAAAATAGCGAGAGCAGCTGATTATGCACTTAAGAACAAGATCCCGTTTATGATTATTTCTAAATCCGGAGGGGCTCGTATGATGGAAGCTGCATTATCATTAATGCAGTTAGCAAAAACTTCTGCTAGACTTGCCCAATTAGCTGACGCAGGGATTCCATATATATCACTATGTACAGATCCAACAACTGGAGGTACTACCGCATCCTTTGCAATGCTTGGTGATATTAACATTGCGGAACCAGGTGCACTGATTGGTTTTGCTGGACCAAGAGTAGTTAGAGACACTACGGGAAAAGAACTTCCTGAAGGTTTCCAAACTGCAGAATTTTTAAAAGAACACGGATTTTTGGACTTCATTAGTCCTAGACAAAATCTTAAAGAAAAAATCAACTTATATCTAGATTTAATTCTAAATAGGCCTTTATCTTCTAATTAG
- the rpsO gene encoding 30S ribosomal protein S15, with amino-acid sequence MYLTKETKEEIFAKHGKGKNDTGSAEGQIALFTHRITHLTEHLKNNRKDFNTERSLVKLVGKRRDLLDYLVKKDIMRYRAIVKELGLRK; translated from the coding sequence ATGTATTTAACGAAAGAAACAAAAGAAGAAATCTTCGCAAAACACGGAAAAGGTAAAAACGACACCGGTTCTGCAGAAGGACAAATTGCATTATTCACGCACAGAATTACTCATTTAACTGAGCACTTAAAAAACAACCGTAAGGATTTTAATACTGAACGTTCGTTAGTAAAGTTAGTAGGTAAGCGTAGAGATCTTTTAGATTATCTTGTTAAGAAAGATATTATGAGATATCGTGCAATTGTAAAAGAATTAGGATTAAGAAAATAA